The following proteins are encoded in a genomic region of bacterium:
- the phoU gene encoding phosphate signaling complex protein PhoU, producing MIRVHTDREFEQELQEIRETILYMAGRCEQMIAKAVKALVERDSALARETMDLDHLVNRDEVRIDELSLLVLAKRQPMGSDLRFITQIMKMANELERIGDLAVNICERVTLLNQEPPLKPYVDTPKMAEVVQTMVRDAINAFVNADTQLADEVIERDDIVDNYFHRIIRDLLDMMIKDNAVVERGIHVQSIAKFLERMADHATNLAEQVIFMVKGKDVRNTHYAGDTTEPNEQNDPNEPKANG from the coding sequence ATGATTCGGGTGCACACCGACAGGGAATTTGAGCAGGAGTTGCAGGAGATTCGCGAGACGATCCTGTACATGGCGGGCCGTTGCGAGCAGATGATCGCCAAGGCCGTCAAGGCGCTCGTGGAGCGCGACAGCGCGCTGGCGCGAGAGACCATGGACCTCGATCACCTCGTCAACCGGGACGAGGTCCGCATCGACGAGCTTTCGCTCCTTGTGCTCGCCAAGCGCCAGCCGATGGGTTCGGACCTGCGCTTCATCACGCAGATCATGAAGATGGCCAACGAGCTGGAACGCATCGGCGATCTGGCGGTCAACATCTGCGAGCGCGTGACGCTGCTGAACCAGGAGCCGCCGCTCAAGCCGTATGTCGACACGCCGAAGATGGCCGAGGTCGTGCAGACGATGGTGCGCGACGCGATCAACGCCTTCGTCAATGCCGACACGCAATTGGCCGACGAGGTGATCGAGCGCGACGACATCGTGGACAACTATTTTCACCGCATCATCCGCGACCTGCTCGACATGATGATCAAGGACAACGCCGTCGTGGAGCGCGGTATCCACGTTCAGTCGATCGCCAAGTTCCTCGAGCGCATGGCCGATCATGCGACGAATCTCGCGGAGCAGGTCATTTTCATGGTCAAGGGGAAAGACGTTCGCAACACGCATTACGCGGGCGATACGACCGAGCCGAACGAACAGAACGACCCGAACGAGCCGAAGGCGAACGGTTAA